Proteins encoded together in one Telopea speciosissima isolate NSW1024214 ecotype Mountain lineage chromosome 4, Tspe_v1, whole genome shotgun sequence window:
- the LOC122657822 gene encoding AAA-ATPase At5g57480-like, whose protein sequence is MKEFWTSLASLMGLLAFSQGILHAIFPPELRFVLLKLLTRAFQWFFSYCYFDITEIDGVNTNELYNAVQLYLSSSASITANRLSLTRARNSSNFTFGLSNNECLIDTFDGVTARWEHVVTQRQSQTYAWRPLPDEKRGFTLRIKKKDKALILDSYLDYIMEKANEIRRKNQDRLLYTNSRGGALDSRGYPWEAVPFKHPSTFDTLAMDPAKKAEIMADLRVFSDGQSFYQNTGRAWKRGYLLYGPPGTGKSSMIAAMANYLGYDIYDLELTEVHNNSELRKLLMKTTSKSIIVIEDIDCSINLTNRTKPISAAGRDPLSPDLRGGSGEDGGTSITLSGLLNFTDGLWSCCGSERIFVFTTNHIEKLDPALLRSGRMDMHIYMSFCSFPALKILLKNYLGLNEEEVEDENLKELEEVIDEAQMTPADISEVLIKKKRDKGEALSDLLEELKNRAERNREQMAAREKNSTEMEEEEQEKRALESPKEGCEIPEKCSKGADEDQKEKLN, encoded by the coding sequence atgaaggagTTTTGGACATCTCTGGCTTCTTTGATGGGTCTCTTGGCTTTCTCCCAAGGAATCCTCCATGCCATATTCCCACCAGAGCTTCGCTTTGTCCTACTCAAGCTCTTGACCCGTGCCTTTCAATGGTTCTTCTCTTACTGCTACTTTGACATCACAGAGATCGATGGTGTCAACACAAACGAGCTCTACAACGCAGTTCAGCTCTACCTCAGCAGTTCTGCTTCAATCACAGCCAACCGTTTGAGTCTCACTCGAGCCAGGAATTCAAGTAACTTCACATTTGGTCTATCAAACAACGAATGCTTGATCGATACCTTCGATGGCGTCACAGCAAGGTGGGAACATGTGGTCACACAGAGACAATCTCAGACCTACGCATGGAGACCTCTCCCTGATGAGAAGAGAGGCTTCACTCTTCGAATCAAGAAGAAAGATAAGGCCTTGATCCTTGATTCTTATCTTGATTACATTATGGAGAAAGCCAATGAGATCAGAAGAAAGAATCAAGATCGACTTCTTTATACAAATTCTCGAGGTGGAGCTCTTGATTCGAGGGGTTATCCATGGGAAGCTGTGCCCTTCAAGCACCCAAGCACATTTGATACATTGGCCATGGATCCTGCAAAGAAAGCTGAGATAATGGCTGATCTTAGAGTCTTCTCTGATGGGCAATCGTTCTATCAGAACACAGGTCGAGCATGGAAGAGAGGGTACCTTCTATATGGTCCTCCTGGTACAGGGAAATCAAGtatgattgcagccatggctaaTTACTTGGGTTATGATATCTATGATCTGGAACTCACTGAAGTGCATAACAATTCAGAGCTTCGGAAATTACTGATGAAGACTACTTCAAAATCGATAATTGTTATCGAAGACATCGATTGCTCGATTAATCTCACCAATCGAACTAAACCTATATCTGCTGCCGGGAGAGATCCTCTATCACCAGACCTTAGAGGTGGTTCAGGTGAAGATGGTGGAACTTCGATTACACTTTCGGGTTTGTTGAATTTTACAGATGGGTTGTGGTCTTGTTGTGGGAGTGAGAGGATTTTCGTGTTCACCACGAATCACATTGAGAAGCTTGACCCTGCATTGCTGAGAAGTGGACGTATGGACATGCATATCTATATGAGTTTCTGTTCTTTTCCTGCATTGAAGATTCTTCTGAAGAATTACTTGGGATTGAATGAAGAAGAGGTGGAAGATGAGAATCTGAAGGAGTTGGAGGAGGTAATTGATGAAGCCCAGATGACCCCAGCTGATATTAGTGAGGTTTTGATcaagaaaaaaagggataaGGGGGAAGCTCTGTCTGACTTgttggaggaattgaagaacaGGGCTGAAAGAAATCGTGAACAAATGGCTGCAAGGGAGAAGAATTCAACAGAAATGGAAGAGGAGGAACAGGAGAAGAGAGCTTTGGAATCTCCAAAGGAGGGTTGTGAAATTCCAGAAAAGTGTAGCAAGGGAGCAGATGAAGATCAGAAGGAGAAGCTGAACTGA